A genomic region of Pontibaca methylaminivorans contains the following coding sequences:
- the ilvN gene encoding acetolactate synthase small subunit, with the protein MSALHIKKGASRHSAYNLRPTFSDVDERHTLAVLVENEPGVLARVIGLFSGRGYNIESLTVAEVDHTGHLSRITIVTTGTPQVIEHIKAQLGRIIPVHEVHDLTVEGNAVERELAIIKVVGEGKERVEALRLADIFRANVVDTTLGSFIFEITGTPEKIDAFADLMRPLGLTEIARTGIAALLRGQ; encoded by the coding sequence ATGTCAGCCCTGCATATCAAGAAAGGTGCCTCGCGGCACTCTGCCTACAACCTGCGCCCGACGTTTTCGGACGTGGACGAGCGTCACACGCTGGCGGTGCTGGTCGAGAACGAGCCCGGCGTGCTGGCACGGGTGATCGGGCTGTTCTCGGGACGGGGCTACAACATCGAAAGCCTGACCGTGGCCGAGGTCGATCACACCGGCCACCTGTCGCGCATCACCATCGTCACCACCGGAACCCCGCAGGTGATCGAACACATCAAGGCGCAACTCGGGCGGATCATTCCCGTGCACGAGGTGCATGACCTGACGGTCGAGGGCAACGCAGTCGAGCGCGAGCTTGCCATCATCAAGGTGGTGGGCGAGGGCAAGGAACGGGTCGAGGCGCTGCGCCTTGCGGATATCTTCCGCGCCAATGTGGTGGACACCACGCTCGGGAGCTTCATCTTCGAGATCACGGGCACGCCGGAAAAGATCGACGCCTTCGCCGATCTCATGCGCCCGCTCGGGCTGACCGAAATCGCGCGCACCGGGATCGCCGCGCTGCTACGCGGGCAGTAA